A genomic window from Phoenix dactylifera cultivar Barhee BC4 chromosome 7, palm_55x_up_171113_PBpolish2nd_filt_p, whole genome shotgun sequence includes:
- the LOC103721527 gene encoding uncharacterized protein LOC103721527, translated as MGTKLHGTVFTSLLKNSRLLVTTDPNTPDTWDRLNNILLKAGTQTTFNYIQELSMDRLQNNRESIRHTMLRQEEIFRQQVQDLHQLYRVQKMLMAEMRGKEEKLQSPTIASSRGFADTRTRFRGSTSSSETSHSSHVNSTHHLTAHLNSEYSSLRHYNTRAGSSSRELRICSEDPLRAQKGFDLGQPAENCAFTEVRHTQDQTTNLAKHLKEKIKTEGSDLWTEDESEVGLTLSIGCGTDKKRSKHWLSLNNEISCSKSTPSDTRPLLLSSTTSRPEREEECSDNSTGFDRESLQRPPWLFQAFNLNET; from the exons ATGGGAACAAAACTACATGGCACTGTCTTCACCAGCTTGCTTAAGAACAGCCGTCTTCTAGTGACTACTGATCCGAACACTCCAGATACTTGGGACAGACTAAATAATATATTGCTCAAGGCAGGCACCCAGACTACTTTCAATTATATTCAAGAGTTGTCCATGGATAGATTGCAAAACAACAGAGAATCCATCAGGCATACGATGCTGAGGCAAGAAGAAATATTCAGACAGCAG GTGCAAGATCTCCATCAGCTATACAGAGTTCAGAAGATGCTTATGGCTGAGATGAGAGGTAAAGAGGAGAAGCTCCAATCTCCCACAATTGCCTCTTCCAGAGGCTTTGCAGATACGAGGACCAGATTTCGCGGCAGTACATCTAGCTCAGAGACCAGTCATTCTTCTCATGTCAATAGCACACATCACCTCACTGCACATCTAAACTCAGAGTACAGTTCTCTACGTCACTACAACACAAGGGCAGGCTCAAGCTCGCGAGAGCTAAGGATCTGCTCAGAAGACCCTTTAAGAGCGCAGAAGGGCTTCGATCTTGGACAGCCTGCTGAAAACTGCGCCTTCACAGAAGTTAGACATACCCAAGATCAGACCACCAACTTGGCTAAgcatctcaaagaaaaaattaagaCAGAAGGCTCGGATTTGTGGACTGAGGACGAGAGTGAAGTTGGGCTGACACTCAGCATAGGATGTGGCACGGATAAGAAGAGATCAAAACATTGGCTTAGCTTGAATAATGAAATAAGCTGCTCTAAATCAACTCCAAGTGATACCAGGCCACTGCTTTTGTCGTCTACAACCTCCAGGccagagagagaagaggaatgcAGCGACAACTCCACCGGATTCGACAGAGAAAGCTTGCAGAGGCCCCCCTGGCTTTTCCAAGCTTTCAATTTGAATGAGACGTAA